From a single Micromonospora sp. WMMD1102 genomic region:
- a CDS encoding LPXTG cell wall anchor domain-containing protein, with protein sequence MRRSHRGRSSTDNGQRRRLLAVAAALAVFGGLVGVTQISNAESQQAAPGCEPTSSPPSAGAAERPGTGGDGDAASPGATETATPPGSDEECAEQEGGTRPPATATATPGGNPPAGGGLDALGNDCKGSDLQAHTGFQDGGRCVPTAFGEVGSAEQNPTLLISEAPRRVREGQPFRLVVSTRNLVRDRFLPAARGGYYLESSLLNEDGLVRGHFHTACRMLTSTSEAADPAPVPAFFVATEDGKGGEDPDSVIVEVPGLPAGLAQCSSWAGDGSHRIPMMVRANQIPALDSVRILVQPAPQEQPPAEEPGNEQPPAEEPGNEQPPAEQPGNEQPPAGEPGDQGPAGGNPGGGQPPAEQPGNEQPPAGNPGGQQPPAEQPGDDAPGQQPGRDDQSDNDQAPTGQKPTPQKPAGDAARPTTPATEPVAEESPEGGTNVAQAPPGGGNAETAGGGGGLALTGANTIAFLGVGVALLIAGAAFLFLSRRRRTVRR encoded by the coding sequence ATGCGACGGTCGCACCGCGGTCGCTCCTCCACCGACAACGGCCAGCGCCGCCGCCTCCTCGCCGTGGCTGCCGCCCTCGCTGTTTTCGGTGGTCTGGTCGGTGTCACCCAGATATCCAACGCGGAGAGCCAGCAGGCCGCCCCCGGCTGCGAGCCCACCTCGTCGCCGCCGTCGGCCGGTGCCGCGGAACGGCCCGGCACGGGCGGTGACGGTGACGCCGCCAGCCCCGGCGCGACGGAGACGGCCACCCCGCCCGGGTCCGACGAGGAGTGCGCGGAACAGGAGGGCGGCACGCGGCCGCCCGCGACGGCAACCGCCACCCCCGGCGGCAACCCGCCGGCCGGCGGTGGCCTGGACGCGCTCGGCAACGACTGCAAGGGCAGCGACCTTCAGGCGCACACCGGTTTCCAGGACGGCGGCAGGTGCGTCCCGACCGCATTCGGTGAGGTGGGCTCCGCCGAGCAGAATCCGACACTGCTGATCAGCGAGGCTCCGCGGCGGGTTCGGGAGGGGCAGCCGTTCCGGCTGGTCGTGAGTACCCGCAACCTGGTCCGGGACCGGTTCCTGCCCGCCGCCCGGGGCGGCTACTACCTGGAGTCCTCGCTGCTCAACGAGGACGGCCTGGTCCGGGGGCACTTCCACACCGCGTGCCGGATGCTGACCAGCACCAGCGAGGCGGCCGACCCGGCTCCGGTGCCGGCGTTCTTCGTCGCGACCGAGGACGGCAAGGGCGGCGAGGACCCCGACTCCGTGATCGTCGAGGTGCCGGGGCTGCCCGCCGGTCTTGCGCAGTGCTCGTCGTGGGCCGGCGACGGTTCGCACCGGATCCCGATGATGGTCCGGGCCAACCAGATCCCGGCGCTCGACTCGGTCCGCATCCTGGTCCAGCCGGCGCCTCAGGAGCAGCCACCGGCGGAGGAGCCGGGCAACGAGCAACCGCCGGCCGAGGAACCCGGCAACGAGCAGCCACCGGCCGAGCAGCCCGGCAACGAGCAGCCACCGGCCGGCGAGCCGGGTGACCAGGGGCCGGCCGGCGGCAACCCCGGCGGTGGCCAGCCGCCGGCCGAGCAGCCCGGCAACGAGCAACCGCCGGCCGGCAACCCCGGCGGCCAGCAGCCACCGGCCGAGCAGCCCGGTGACGACGCCCCAGGTCAGCAGCCGGGCCGGGACGACCAGTCCGACAACGACCAGGCGCCGACCGGACAGAAGCCGACCCCGCAGAAGCCGGCGGGCGACGCGGCCCGGCCGACCACCCCGGCCACCGAGCCGGTGGCCGAGGAGTCGCCGGAGGGCGGGACCAACGTCGCCCAGGCTCCGCCGGGCGGCGGCAACGCCGAGACGGCGGGTGGCGGTGGCGGGCTGGCGCTGACCGGTGCGAACACGATCGCCTTCCTCGGCGTCGGTGTCGCGCTGCTGATCGCCGGTGCGGCCTTCCTCTTCCTGAGCCGGCGGCGCCGGACGGTACGCCGCTGA